One Nocardioides luti DNA window includes the following coding sequences:
- a CDS encoding alpha/beta fold hydrolase, translated as MPSRPRPVPDVTVSEELFAPVHQGVELCYQTFGDPDDEPLLLVMGLGGPMNWWDEELCRMLARQGFFAIRYDNRDTGRSTRIAQRVGRSAVVRAFAGTKVRAPYSITDMAQDAFGLMDHLGLESAHVAGVSMGGMIVQTMAIDHPERVRSMTSIMSTTGKRSVGWQHPSLLPALIGSRGPGRDAYIRTSVTTWKMIGSPGFPQTYDQTAKRAGETFDRGVSASGVMRQMLAVLTQPNRGSRLHSLHVPTLVIHGLADKMVHVSGGRATAAAVPGAELLLIDGMGHDMPHELFETFVAGIRRTADRAARSSGA; from the coding sequence ATGCCGTCGCGACCTCGTCCCGTGCCCGACGTCACCGTGTCCGAGGAGCTGTTCGCCCCGGTCCACCAAGGTGTCGAGCTCTGCTACCAGACCTTCGGGGACCCCGACGACGAGCCGCTGCTGCTGGTGATGGGCCTCGGTGGCCCGATGAACTGGTGGGACGAGGAGCTCTGCCGGATGCTCGCGCGCCAGGGCTTCTTCGCGATCCGCTACGACAACCGGGACACCGGGCGCTCGACGCGCATCGCCCAGCGCGTGGGCCGCTCCGCCGTGGTCCGGGCGTTCGCGGGCACCAAGGTGCGCGCGCCGTACTCCATCACCGACATGGCCCAGGACGCCTTCGGCCTGATGGACCACCTCGGCCTGGAGTCTGCGCACGTCGCGGGCGTGTCGATGGGCGGGATGATCGTGCAGACGATGGCGATCGACCACCCGGAGCGGGTGCGCTCGATGACCAGCATCATGTCGACGACCGGCAAGCGCAGCGTCGGCTGGCAGCACCCGTCGCTGCTGCCGGCCCTGATCGGCTCGCGCGGCCCCGGCCGCGACGCCTACATCCGCACCAGCGTGACCACCTGGAAGATGATCGGCTCGCCGGGCTTCCCCCAGACCTACGACCAGACCGCCAAGCGCGCCGGCGAGACCTTCGACCGCGGCGTCAGCGCCAGCGGCGTGATGCGCCAGATGCTCGCCGTGCTCACCCAGCCCAACCGCGGCAGCCGGCTGCACTCCCTGCACGTCCCGACGCTCGTGATCCACGGCCTCGCGGACAAGATGGTGCACGTCTCCGGCGGCCGCGCCACCGCCGCCGCCGTCCCCGGCGCCGAGCTGCTGCTCATCGACGGCATGGGCCACGACATGCCGCACGAGCTGTTCGAGACGTTCGTCGCCGGGATCCGGCGGACCGCTGACCGGGCTGCGCGGAGCAGCGGCGCCTGA
- a CDS encoding ABC transporter permease produces the protein MRETPRTLGRPPIALVVPGALAAALLVVPLVTLVLDTPWGSFLDELRTPAVRDALWITALASTITVVVCVVLGTPLAWLLARVDFPGRTVLRAAVAVPLVLPPVVAGVALVTALGRNGLIGSVLRDTTGLTLPYTTTAVVIAHTFVSMPFYVLSVEGALRASGEQYDVVAATLGADRWTTFRRVTLPLAMPGLMAGAILAWARSLGEFGATITFAGNYPGTTQTMPSLIYQALQSDPEVARTLSMILLVVSVAILAALRNRWLTTP, from the coding sequence GTGAGGGAGACCCCCCGCACCCTGGGGCGGCCGCCGATCGCCCTCGTCGTGCCGGGCGCGCTCGCGGCCGCCCTGCTGGTCGTCCCGCTGGTCACGCTCGTCCTCGACACCCCGTGGGGCAGCTTCCTCGACGAGCTGCGGACCCCCGCCGTGCGCGACGCGCTGTGGATCACCGCGCTCGCCTCCACGATCACGGTCGTGGTCTGCGTGGTCCTCGGCACCCCGCTCGCCTGGCTGCTCGCCCGCGTGGACTTCCCCGGCCGGACGGTGCTCCGCGCCGCCGTGGCGGTGCCGCTCGTGCTGCCCCCGGTGGTGGCCGGCGTCGCGCTCGTCACCGCGCTGGGGCGCAACGGCCTGATCGGCTCGGTCCTGCGCGACACGACCGGCCTCACGCTCCCCTACACGACCACCGCGGTGGTGATCGCCCACACCTTCGTCTCGATGCCGTTCTACGTCCTCAGCGTCGAGGGGGCGCTGCGCGCCTCCGGCGAGCAGTACGACGTCGTCGCGGCCACCCTCGGCGCGGACCGCTGGACGACCTTCCGCCGGGTGACGCTCCCGCTGGCGATGCCGGGCCTGATGGCCGGGGCGATCCTGGCGTGGGCCAGGTCGCTCGGCGAGTTCGGGGCCACGATCACCTTCGCCGGCAACTACCCCGGCACCACCCAGACGATGCCGTCGCTGATCTACCAGGCCCTGCAGTCGGACCCCGAGGTCGCGCGCACGCTGAGCATGATCCTGCTCGTCGTGTCGGTCGCGATCCTGGCCGCGCTGCGCAACCGATGGCTGACGACGCCGTGA
- a CDS encoding ABC transporter ATP-binding protein, translating into MSAPPRPGPTPGGLVADVRVPGRLDAHLEATPGEVIAVIGPNGAGKTTLLRALAGLVPVEGAVEVDGASWTDPPRLVRERSLGFVFQDQSLFPHLSAVDNVAFGLRSRGTPRAEAEATAHAWLDRFGIDDLAGRRPRELSGGQAQRVAIARALAAGPDLLLLDEPFAGLDVGVATALRLELSRHLASYAGIALLVTHDALDALTLADTVLVLDAGRVAQTGTPQDVAARPRTDHVARLVGLNVIREDDVFRSFSPSAVTVSAARPEGSARHRWQGRVVSAAPHGDAVRLLVDAGQELIADVTPAATSEMGLVPGAEVWLSVKETAVQTYAHRNP; encoded by the coding sequence GTGAGCGCCCCTCCCCGGCCCGGGCCGACCCCCGGCGGCCTGGTCGCCGACGTCCGCGTCCCCGGCCGCCTGGACGCGCACCTGGAGGCGACGCCCGGCGAGGTGATCGCCGTCATCGGGCCGAACGGCGCCGGCAAGACCACCCTGCTGCGCGCCCTGGCCGGCCTGGTGCCCGTCGAGGGCGCGGTCGAGGTCGACGGCGCCTCGTGGACCGATCCCCCGCGGCTGGTCCGCGAGCGGAGCCTCGGCTTCGTCTTCCAGGACCAGTCGCTCTTCCCCCACCTCAGCGCCGTCGACAACGTCGCCTTCGGGCTGCGCTCGCGCGGCACTCCGCGGGCCGAGGCCGAGGCCACCGCCCACGCGTGGCTGGACCGCTTCGGCATCGACGACCTCGCCGGGCGCCGCCCCCGCGAGCTCTCCGGCGGCCAGGCCCAGCGGGTCGCGATCGCCCGGGCCCTGGCGGCCGGGCCGGACCTGCTGCTCCTCGACGAGCCGTTCGCCGGCCTCGACGTCGGGGTCGCGACGGCACTGCGGCTCGAGCTGTCGCGCCACCTGGCGTCGTACGCCGGGATCGCGCTGCTGGTCACCCACGACGCCCTCGACGCCCTGACCCTCGCCGACACCGTGCTGGTGCTCGACGCCGGGCGGGTCGCCCAGACCGGGACGCCGCAGGACGTCGCCGCCCGCCCCCGCACCGACCACGTCGCCCGCCTCGTCGGGCTCAACGTGATCCGCGAGGACGACGTGTTCCGGTCGTTCAGCCCGAGTGCCGTCACCGTGTCGGCCGCCCGCCCGGAGGGCTCCGCCCGGCACCGGTGGCAGGGCCGGGTCGTGAGCGCGGCGCCGCACGGCGACGCGGTCCGCCTGCTCGTCGACGCGGGACAGGAGCTGATCGCCGACGTGACGCCCGCGGCGACCAGCGAGATGGGGCTGGTCCCCGGCGCCGAGGTGTGGCTCTCCGTCAAGGAGACGGCCGTGCAGACGTACGCACACCGCAACCCGTGA
- a CDS encoding ABC transporter ATP-binding protein, whose amino-acid sequence MASVTFQKAQRWYPGADSPAVPALDLEIKDGEFMVLVGPSGCGKSTSLRMLAGLEEVNDGKIFIGDRDVTHTPPKDRDIAMVFQNYALYPHMSVADNMAFALKMAKVSPDERKKRVDEAARILGLTEYLDRKPKALSGGQRQRVAMGRAIVRSPQVFCMDEPLSNLDAKMRVQTRTDIAKLQADLGVTTVYVTHDQVEAMTMGDRVAVMKEGILQQVDTPLGLYDKPVNLFVAGFIGSPQMNLLEATAVEGEAKIGSFTVPVDPTAAKKMRGNTTVGVRPEAWRVVGENDGGLPVRVTVVEELGADAFVYGTSGIEGTPNNIIVRVNGRDNVHKGETIHVTTDPRSVHVFDTDTGERLSD is encoded by the coding sequence ATGGCATCTGTGACTTTCCAGAAGGCGCAACGCTGGTACCCCGGGGCCGACAGCCCTGCGGTCCCCGCCCTGGACCTCGAGATCAAGGACGGCGAGTTCATGGTGCTCGTCGGGCCCTCGGGCTGCGGCAAGTCCACCTCGCTCCGCATGCTCGCGGGCCTGGAGGAGGTCAACGACGGGAAGATCTTCATCGGTGACCGCGACGTCACCCACACCCCGCCGAAGGACCGGGACATCGCGATGGTGTTCCAGAACTACGCGCTCTACCCGCACATGAGCGTCGCCGACAACATGGCGTTCGCGCTCAAGATGGCGAAGGTCTCGCCCGACGAGCGCAAGAAGCGCGTCGACGAGGCGGCCCGGATCCTCGGCCTCACCGAGTACCTCGACCGCAAGCCCAAGGCGCTCTCCGGTGGTCAGCGCCAGCGCGTCGCCATGGGTCGCGCGATCGTCCGCAGCCCCCAGGTGTTCTGCATGGACGAGCCGCTGTCGAACCTCGACGCCAAGATGCGCGTGCAGACCCGCACGGACATCGCCAAGCTGCAGGCCGACCTCGGCGTCACCACCGTCTACGTCACCCACGACCAGGTCGAGGCCATGACGATGGGCGACCGCGTCGCGGTGATGAAGGAGGGCATCCTCCAGCAGGTCGACACCCCGCTCGGTCTCTACGACAAGCCCGTCAACCTCTTCGTCGCCGGCTTCATCGGCTCCCCGCAGATGAACCTCCTCGAGGCCACGGCCGTCGAGGGCGAGGCCAAGATCGGCAGCTTCACCGTGCCGGTCGACCCGACCGCCGCCAAGAAGATGCGCGGCAACACCACCGTCGGCGTCCGGCCCGAGGCCTGGCGCGTCGTCGGCGAGAACGACGGCGGCCTGCCCGTGCGCGTCACCGTCGTCGAGGAGCTCGGCGCCGACGCGTTCGTCTACGGCACCAGCGGCATCGAGGGCACCCCGAACAACATCATCGTCCGGGTCAACGGCCGCGACAACGTGCACAAGGGCGAGACGATCCACGTCACGACCGACCCGCGCAGCGTCCACGTCTTCGACACCGACACCGGCGAGCGCCTCAGCGACTGA
- the glpX gene encoding class II fructose-bisphosphatase, producing MTDSRAQDMPTSSPETPDRNLALELVRVTEAAAMAAGRWVGRGDKNGADDVAVNAMRVMISTIGMNGTVVIGEGEKDNAPMLYNGEQVGDGTGPECDVAVDPIDGTTLTAKGMSNAVAVLAVSPRGSMYDPSAVFYMEKLITGPEAADVVDIRNSVAENIHQVAKAKGSSTSDVTVVVLDRPRHQQLADEIRATGARIKFIVDGDVAGAISAARPDSGVDLLLGIGGTPEGIIAATAMKCMGGVIQGRLWPQDDDERQKALDAGHNLDPNFVLSTDDLVTGDDCFFVATGITDGDLMRGVRYRAGGCTTESLVMRSRSGTIRKISSEHRLQKLRAFAAIDFHG from the coding sequence ATGACGGACAGCCGCGCGCAGGACATGCCCACCTCCTCCCCCGAGACGCCGGACCGGAACCTCGCCCTGGAGCTGGTGCGCGTCACCGAGGCCGCGGCGATGGCCGCCGGTCGCTGGGTCGGGCGCGGCGACAAGAACGGCGCCGACGACGTCGCGGTCAACGCGATGCGCGTGATGATCTCGACGATCGGCATGAACGGCACCGTCGTGATCGGCGAGGGCGAGAAGGACAACGCGCCGATGCTCTACAACGGCGAGCAGGTCGGCGACGGCACCGGCCCCGAGTGCGACGTCGCCGTGGACCCGATCGACGGCACGACCCTGACGGCCAAGGGCATGAGCAACGCCGTGGCCGTGCTGGCCGTGTCCCCGCGCGGGTCGATGTACGACCCGTCCGCGGTGTTCTACATGGAGAAGCTGATCACCGGCCCCGAGGCGGCCGACGTCGTCGACATCCGCAACTCGGTCGCCGAGAACATCCACCAGGTCGCCAAGGCCAAGGGCTCCAGCACCTCCGACGTCACCGTCGTGGTGCTCGACCGGCCGCGCCACCAGCAGCTCGCCGACGAGATCCGCGCGACCGGCGCCCGCATCAAGTTCATCGTCGACGGCGACGTGGCCGGCGCCATCTCCGCCGCCCGGCCGGACTCCGGCGTGGACCTGCTGCTCGGCATCGGCGGCACCCCCGAGGGCATCATCGCGGCCACCGCGATGAAGTGCATGGGCGGCGTGATCCAGGGCCGGCTGTGGCCGCAGGACGACGACGAGCGGCAGAAGGCGCTGGACGCCGGCCACAACCTCGACCCGAACTTCGTGCTCTCCACCGACGACCTGGTGACCGGCGACGACTGCTTCTTCGTCGCGACCGGCATCACCGACGGCGACCTGATGCGCGGCGTGCGCTACCGCGCCGGCGGCTGCACCACCGAGTCGCTGGTGATGCGCTCGCGCAGCGGCACGATCCGCAAGATCAGCTCGGAGCACCGCCTGCAGAAGTTACGCGCTTTCGCCGCGATCGACTTCCACGGCTGA
- the modA gene encoding molybdate ABC transporter substrate-binding protein: MKILPSRALTGLSLLALALPLAACGGGDDGAPSADGDGTTITVLAAASLTGTFTDLAKQFEDDHPGVTVKLAFDSSATLAQQALDGAPADVLATADEATMDSAADALAADPQVFATNTMVLVTPADNPAQITDFGDLDTGGATFVACVDTAPCGKVAAALFQDNDLTAKPASLEVDVKAVLAKVTSDEADAGFVYRTDAVAAGEDVRSVDIPHAEDEVTTYPIAPLDQSRASGLAGEFVDLVLSTEGQQVLADAGFGKP; this comes from the coding sequence GTGAAGATCCTGCCGTCCCGAGCCCTGACCGGCCTGTCCCTGCTCGCCCTCGCCCTCCCGCTCGCCGCGTGCGGCGGGGGCGACGACGGCGCCCCGAGCGCGGACGGGGACGGCACGACGATCACCGTGCTCGCCGCCGCCTCCCTGACCGGGACGTTCACCGACCTCGCGAAGCAGTTCGAGGACGACCACCCGGGCGTCACGGTCAAGCTCGCCTTCGACTCGTCGGCCACGCTGGCCCAGCAGGCGCTCGACGGCGCCCCGGCGGACGTGCTGGCGACCGCCGACGAGGCGACCATGGACAGCGCCGCGGACGCGCTCGCCGCCGACCCGCAGGTCTTCGCGACCAACACGATGGTGCTGGTCACCCCGGCCGACAACCCGGCCCAGATCACCGACTTCGGCGACCTCGACACCGGCGGCGCCACCTTCGTGGCGTGCGTCGACACCGCCCCCTGCGGCAAGGTCGCGGCCGCCCTCTTCCAGGACAACGACCTCACCGCGAAGCCGGCGAGCCTCGAGGTCGACGTCAAGGCGGTCCTGGCCAAGGTGACCAGCGACGAGGCCGACGCGGGCTTCGTCTACCGCACGGACGCGGTCGCGGCCGGCGAGGACGTCCGGAGCGTCGACATCCCGCACGCGGAGGACGAGGTGACGACGTACCCCATCGCCCCGCTCGACCAGTCCCGCGCCAGCGGCCTGGCCGGCGAGTTCGTGGACCTGGTGCTGTCGACCGAGGGGCAGCAGGTGCTCGCCGACGCGGGCTTCGGGAAGCCGTGA
- a CDS encoding ABC transporter substrate-binding protein → MRTPFRGRTALIAAAAASMALIASACGSGGDSSSSNSKTVTIWSSIDQPVQDGLKKSLESKLASTGIKIDWQKVENINQLIITKIQAGDTPDIALVPQPGVVKQMNQLGAIKPLDDVVDMSALESSMVPGSLDSGTVDGKLYGLLVSANVKGLVFYPKKPWDKAGYQAPETIDELNTLTEQIKSDGNTPWCMGIESDTATGWPATDWFETLVAKYGGADGYNSWVSHETPFDSDLVKEAGAEFEKLLFTEGNTLGGQEAIASTNFGTAGNPMFESTPKCWMYNQGSFITGFFPKSATSDLDANVGVFGFPAATAGGENPVEGGGDLLTMLNDSENVKTVVKAMSETDIGNDAAPSSSFISPHKDFDVSLYPNELTKQIAQVAYDSTAFLFDGSDQMPAEVGTGSFWKEMTAWISGQEDLDTALKNIDSSWPSS, encoded by the coding sequence ATGCGCACTCCCTTCCGAGGTCGCACAGCACTGATCGCGGCAGCCGCCGCATCCATGGCCCTGATCGCGTCCGCCTGCGGCTCGGGGGGTGACAGCAGCTCCAGCAACAGCAAGACGGTGACCATCTGGAGCAGCATCGACCAGCCGGTCCAGGACGGGCTCAAGAAGTCCCTGGAGTCGAAGCTCGCCAGCACCGGCATCAAGATCGACTGGCAGAAGGTCGAGAACATCAACCAGCTGATCATCACCAAGATCCAGGCCGGTGACACCCCCGACATCGCGCTCGTCCCGCAGCCCGGCGTCGTGAAGCAGATGAACCAGCTCGGTGCGATCAAGCCCCTCGACGACGTCGTGGACATGAGCGCGCTCGAGTCGAGCATGGTCCCCGGCTCGCTCGACTCCGGCACCGTCGACGGCAAGCTCTACGGCCTGCTCGTCAGCGCCAACGTCAAGGGCCTGGTCTTCTACCCGAAGAAGCCCTGGGACAAGGCGGGCTACCAGGCCCCCGAGACCATCGACGAGCTGAACACGCTCACCGAGCAGATCAAGTCCGACGGCAACACGCCGTGGTGCATGGGCATCGAGTCCGACACCGCCACCGGCTGGCCCGCCACCGACTGGTTCGAGACGCTCGTCGCCAAGTACGGCGGCGCCGACGGCTACAACTCGTGGGTCAGCCACGAGACGCCGTTCGACTCCGACCTCGTCAAGGAGGCCGGCGCCGAGTTCGAGAAGCTCCTCTTCACCGAGGGCAACACCCTCGGTGGCCAGGAGGCCATCGCCAGCACCAACTTCGGCACCGCGGGCAACCCGATGTTCGAGAGCACCCCGAAGTGCTGGATGTACAACCAGGGCTCGTTCATCACCGGCTTCTTCCCGAAGAGCGCCACGAGTGACCTCGACGCCAACGTCGGTGTCTTCGGCTTCCCGGCGGCCACCGCCGGCGGCGAGAACCCGGTCGAGGGTGGCGGCGACCTGCTGACCATGCTCAACGACAGCGAGAACGTGAAGACCGTCGTCAAGGCGATGTCCGAGACCGACATCGGCAACGACGCGGCCCCGAGCAGCTCCTTCATCTCCCCGCACAAGGACTTCGACGTCTCGCTCTACCCGAACGAGCTGACGAAGCAGATCGCCCAGGTCGCCTACGACTCGACGGCGTTCCTGTTCGACGGCTCCGACCAGATGCCGGCCGAGGTCGGCACGGGCTCCTTCTGGAAGGAGATGACCGCCTGGATCAGCGGTCAGGAGGACCTCGACACGGCCCTGAAGAACATCGACTCGAGCTGGCCCAGCTCGTAG
- a CDS encoding alpha/beta fold hydrolase yields MSDSTLASFLRPEGFERPAAAAVLREGSVVTEAGRYAVRSLEDRRARRRTPYTGRTTERAVDPVILVPGFLAGDGTLALMARSLRRQGFRTYRSHIHANVGCTLNAAAQLESRLESIVIRRGTRVQIVGHSLGGMLARGIAVRRPDLVSGIVTMGSPMLAPGAHHISLTASVDVLVRLSRAGVPGLMSEECVAGPCARQSFDESQLPVPPGVGFTAIYSRRDGIVDWRACVDPLAVPVEVSTSHVGMALDPRVIDHVTSALRRQALASAVEVDRGESA; encoded by the coding sequence GTGAGCGACTCGACACTGGCGTCCTTCCTCCGCCCGGAGGGCTTCGAACGCCCTGCCGCGGCCGCGGTCCTGCGGGAGGGCAGTGTCGTCACCGAGGCCGGGCGGTACGCCGTGCGCTCGCTCGAGGACCGCCGGGCCCGCCGTCGCACCCCCTACACCGGCCGGACCACCGAGCGGGCCGTCGACCCCGTGATCCTGGTCCCCGGCTTCCTCGCCGGCGACGGGACCCTCGCCCTGATGGCCAGGTCCCTGCGGCGCCAGGGGTTCCGCACCTACCGCTCGCACATCCACGCGAACGTCGGCTGCACGCTCAACGCGGCCGCCCAGCTTGAGTCGCGGCTCGAGTCGATCGTGATCCGCCGCGGCACCCGCGTGCAGATCGTCGGGCACAGCCTCGGCGGCATGCTCGCGCGCGGGATCGCCGTACGCCGTCCCGACCTCGTGTCCGGGATCGTCACGATGGGCAGCCCGATGCTCGCCCCCGGGGCGCACCACATCTCGCTGACCGCGAGCGTCGACGTGCTGGTCCGGCTCAGCCGGGCCGGCGTGCCGGGCCTGATGTCGGAGGAGTGCGTGGCCGGGCCGTGCGCGCGGCAGAGCTTCGACGAGAGCCAGCTGCCGGTGCCGCCCGGGGTCGGCTTCACCGCGATCTACAGCAGGCGCGACGGCATCGTCGACTGGCGGGCCTGCGTCGACCCGCTGGCCGTGCCCGTCGAGGTGAGCACGTCCCACGTCGGGATGGCGCTCGACCCGCGGGTCATCGACCACGTCACCAGCGCGCTGCGGCGCCAGGCGCTGGCCTCAGCCGTGGAAGTCGATCGCGGCGAAAGCGCGTAA
- a CDS encoding ABC transporter permease subunit: protein MGFKALSALLTVIAGVGGALALYWILNKLAEILPGKLEHKVKPYLYILPAFAAIVLYLIYPAILTINNSFKDNLSLKYVGFANYTNLFKSSEFKDTLFNTLLWIVIVPAVTVVVGLLVAVLADRLKPSGEKLTKTIIFLPMAISMIGAATIWRFIYDARPKGQPQIGLQNALIGTLDWGPIAWLQKSDFHLNSLLLMLILLWAQVGFSMVLLSAAVKGVPVDTLEAARIDGAGERAIFFRVVVPQIKGTVITVFITVTIGVMKVFDIVYVNTNGDFNTNVLGNLFYNNISTFLNYGAASAIVVILMVAVLPIMWYQVRHFKAEEEAA, encoded by the coding sequence GTGGGATTCAAAGCACTGAGCGCCCTTCTCACCGTGATCGCCGGAGTCGGGGGGGCCCTGGCCCTCTACTGGATCCTGAACAAGCTCGCCGAGATCCTCCCGGGGAAGCTCGAGCACAAGGTCAAGCCGTACCTCTACATCCTCCCGGCGTTCGCCGCGATCGTGCTCTACCTGATCTACCCCGCGATCCTGACGATCAACAACAGCTTCAAGGACAACCTGTCGCTGAAGTACGTCGGCTTCGCGAACTACACGAACCTCTTCAAGTCCAGCGAGTTCAAGGACACGCTGTTCAACACGCTCCTGTGGATCGTGATCGTGCCCGCGGTGACCGTCGTGGTCGGCCTGCTCGTCGCCGTCCTCGCCGACCGGCTCAAGCCCTCGGGCGAGAAGCTCACGAAGACGATCATCTTCCTGCCGATGGCGATCAGCATGATCGGTGCGGCGACGATCTGGCGCTTCATCTACGACGCCCGCCCGAAGGGCCAGCCGCAGATCGGCCTGCAGAACGCCCTCATCGGCACCCTCGACTGGGGCCCGATCGCGTGGCTGCAGAAGAGCGACTTCCACCTCAACAGCCTGCTGCTGATGCTGATCCTGCTGTGGGCGCAGGTCGGCTTCTCCATGGTGCTGCTCTCGGCCGCCGTCAAGGGCGTCCCCGTCGACACCCTCGAGGCCGCCCGCATCGACGGCGCCGGCGAGCGGGCGATCTTCTTCCGCGTCGTGGTGCCGCAGATCAAGGGCACCGTGATCACGGTGTTCATCACCGTGACCATCGGCGTGATGAAGGTCTTCGACATCGTCTACGTCAACACCAACGGTGACTTCAACACGAACGTGCTCGGCAACCTCTTCTACAACAACATCAGCACGTTCCTGAACTACGGCGCCGCGTCCGCGATCGTCGTGATCCTGATGGTCGCCGTGCTCCCGATCATGTGGTACCAGGTGCGCCACTTCAAGGCAGAGGAGGAAGCGGCATGA
- a CDS encoding LacI family DNA-binding transcriptional regulator, producing MPISRKVTLSDVAARAGVSTTTASYIVNGRSAQMRIAADTEQRVRAAVVELGYRPNRNARSLRTSTTSTIGVITDFVASGMFASRMLGGANAAARAHDHLLVIGETEGDPAVRELLVDEMLERQVDGIIYITRTTLTTPLPDRLMAGRTVMLNCVDPEGRAPAVLPDEHSGGRVAADALLAAGVREGVFVVGEDPTPHALAGPLRLAGITERFAEEGVELSGVLPCEWSVDAAYGALRPWLEAGHRAHGLICLNDRVAMGTYQALAEHGLHVPGDVSIVSFDGSELAGWLRPRVASVELPFVAMGARAVELLLADETAPGAPVLVPMPLIPGESVRTAPRPARASSAASTGERAVRGRRRESGRV from the coding sequence GTGCCGATCAGCCGCAAGGTGACGCTCTCCGACGTCGCTGCGCGCGCGGGGGTCTCGACCACCACCGCGTCGTACATCGTCAACGGCCGCTCGGCCCAGATGCGGATCGCCGCCGACACCGAGCAGCGGGTGCGCGCGGCCGTGGTCGAGCTCGGCTACCGGCCGAACCGCAACGCCCGCAGCCTGCGCACGTCGACCACCAGCACCATCGGCGTGATCACCGACTTCGTGGCGAGCGGCATGTTCGCCAGCCGGATGCTCGGCGGCGCGAACGCCGCCGCCCGCGCCCACGACCACCTGCTCGTCATCGGCGAGACCGAGGGCGACCCCGCGGTCCGTGAGCTGCTCGTCGACGAGATGCTCGAGCGCCAGGTCGACGGGATCATCTACATCACCCGCACCACCCTCACCACCCCGCTGCCCGACCGCCTGATGGCCGGCCGGACGGTGATGCTGAACTGCGTCGACCCCGAGGGGCGTGCGCCCGCCGTGCTGCCCGACGAGCACTCCGGCGGCCGGGTCGCGGCCGACGCCCTGCTCGCCGCCGGCGTGCGCGAGGGCGTGTTCGTCGTGGGCGAGGACCCGACGCCGCACGCGCTGGCCGGCCCGCTCCGGCTCGCCGGGATCACCGAGCGCTTCGCCGAGGAGGGGGTCGAGCTCAGCGGCGTGCTGCCGTGCGAGTGGTCGGTCGACGCGGCCTACGGCGCGCTGCGGCCCTGGCTGGAGGCGGGGCACCGGGCCCACGGCCTGATCTGCCTCAACGACCGCGTCGCGATGGGGACCTACCAGGCGCTCGCCGAGCACGGGCTGCACGTGCCCGGCGACGTGTCGATCGTGTCCTTCGACGGCTCCGAGCTGGCCGGCTGGCTGCGCCCGCGGGTCGCCTCGGTCGAGCTGCCGTTCGTCGCCATGGGCGCCCGGGCGGTCGAGCTGCTGCTGGCGGACGAGACCGCACCCGGTGCGCCCGTCCTGGTGCCGATGCCGCTGATCCCCGGCGAGTCCGTGCGCACCGCGCCGCGGCCCGCGCGGGCGTCGTCCGCTGCCTCGACGGGGGAGCGTGCGGTGCGAGGGCGGCGTCGGGAGTCCGGTCGTGTCTGA